The Candidatus Thorarchaeota archaeon genome includes the window TGGGAACTCTGACTCTCTCTGGGTCGACCTGAGTTCCAATACTGATGTCGGCAAGTCGCCTCATGATTGAGGACACGATATCGTCGGGCAACGTACATCCTCCCCTTAGAGGGAAGTATGCATGTCTGCTTATGAATCTTCACGATGGTGTGAGGGCATCAGGAGAAAGCCGGCAGACGAACTATGCAACGACCTTCACAGGTCTGAGGTTCACCGTCCTGCGTTCACCTGCAACACTGTCATACTCAAGCACTCCGACGAGTTCCCCTTCGGCGCCAGGCTCAAGCTCAAACTCCACCTCTGCCACTGAAGTTGTACCGGGTTCGACGGTGCCAATCTCTTGAGTCTTGATCTGGTCCGTCAGGTTTGGAATGCCCAGCACTACTTGCACACTACGCATGGGTGAGGCAGAGTAGTTCCGCACCACAACACCGAAGATGAGTCTGCCCTCGCGAATCTTATACTCAACAACGACGTCCATCCCGGGCTCAAGACCCGGACTGGTTGGCTCAGCAATCGTAATGAACTCCTTTCTCGATAGCCGCTCCCGTGTCTTGATTCCCACGATGGCCAACAGGACCCCTAGCAGCATGATGCCACTCAGTGCGAATGCCCAGTGGAGCCTCGGGTCCGGGTCCAATGAGTCTGGAATCCAGTCGCCGTCTGTATCAGAATTGAGCGGGTTCGTCCCATAGACCATGACTTCCTCCCAGTCTGTGAGTCCGTCGCCATCGCTGTCAGCCAGCTTCGGGTCTGTCCTGTGCACCGTGTACTCGATGCCATCAAGGAGCCCGTCTCCATCTGTGTCATTGTTCCGTGGGTCAGTGAGCGTGGTCATTATCTCGAAGTAGTCATTCAGGAGGTCGTCGTCAGTATCCGCCTTCTTTGGAATCGTGTGGTGAACCATGACCTCGTCGTAGTCTGTGACCCCGTCATTGTCCGAGTCTGGGTCGAGCGGGGCGGTGTCCCATGTGATGACCTCGTCATAATCTGACAGTGAGTCGTCATCTGAGTCGGAGGAGCGCGCGTCGGTACCGAGTACAACGACTTCTTCGTAGTCGCTCAGACCATCATGGTCTGTGTCGTTGAGCAGTGGTGATGTCTGATACAGATGGTATTCGGCCCCGTCCAAGAGCAGGTCACCATCCGAGTCAGTACTCAGAGGGTCTGTGCCGAGACTGACCTCCAGTCCATCCAACATGTCATCATTGTCCGAGTCCGGGTCCAGTGCGTCTGTGTAATAGACTCGGAGTTCTTCCAAGTTTCCAAGGTCATCATCGTCCGAGTCCCACAGAGAATCGAGGACCCCCGGGTGCGTCATCTGTTTCGACGGGTCTGTGTTGGTCAAGAAGACCTCCTCGTAGTCGGTCAGGCTGTCCGAGTCGGTGTCGTTGACCAATGGGGAACAAGAGTAGGTCTTCACTTCCTCGCCGTCCGTGAGACCATCTCGGTCCGTGTCGCGAGTAAGCGGGTCTGTACTGTACTTCGTGACCTCTTCATGGTCTGTGAGTCCATCGTCGTCAGTGTCCCTACTCCGCGGGTCTGTTCTATGAGTGTTGACTTCAGCACCGTTGGATAGACCGTCGCCATCCTCGTCATCATAGTAGTCCGAAGTGCCATCATCGTCTGTGTCCTTGTCCCGCGGGTCTGTCTTCGTGAGACGACACTCTTGGTAGTTGGTCATGAGGTCTCGGTCTTCATCATCGCCGCCATCTGAGATGCCATCGCCATCTGTGTCGTAGAGTTGAGGTTCTGTCCTTGTGAGCGTTATCTCCTCAAGGTTGGTTAGCGTGTCATTATCAATGTCCCAATCCGCGTCGGATGTACCATCGCCCCTTGTGCTGTACCGAAGTGGGTCTGTGAGGGTCATGTTGACCTCCTGAAAGTCAGTCAGGTCATCAAGGTCCGAGTCTGACATGAGCGGGCTCGTTCCAGTTGCCACTTCCTGTCCGTCAGTCAGACCATCGCCATCGGTGTCCTCCTTGAGCGGGTCGGTGTTGTGAACATACAGCTCGCCACCGTCTGTGATGCCGTCTAGGTCGCTGTCCGGCTGCAGTGGGTCGGTCTCAAACACCTTAATCTCGTCGTAGTCTGACACTCCATCCGCGTCGGTGTCTGTGCTGTTCAGAAGTGTGTGGTAGACCCGGGCTTCCTCGCCATCCTCGAGAAGGTCATTGTCGGTGTCCGTGTCGTTTGGGTCACTGAAGTAGCGGAACACCTCGTCCCAGTCATCAAGGCCGTCGCCATCCGAGTCAATGGATAACGGGTCTGTCATGGTGACATTCACTTCGTAGTAGTCGCCCAGTCGGTCACCGTCGGTATCATAGAGTGAGCAGTTGGTGTCATGAAGGTAGATCTCGAGGAAGTTGTTGAGTCCATCAGCGTCGATGTCCTCTAGGTTGTCATTGATGCTATCCCCATCTGTGTCCGGATTGAGGGGGTCCGTCTTGCTGTTCTGTATCTCATCATTGTCCGCCAGACCGTCTCCATCCGTATCGGCAAGTAGTGGGGATGTCCCGTACACATCGACTTCATCTCCATCTGCCAGAGAGTCGAAGTCCGAGTCAGCGTTCTCGGGGTCTGTTCCCAGACTTACCTCTTCGTAGTCATTGAGTCCGTCTTCGTCTTGGTCGGCCTCCAGTGGGTCTGTACGGTAGACCATCCACTCATCATAGTCGCTGAGCCCATCATCATCTGTATCATTGCTTCTCACATCCGTGCCGAGCTGCAGTTCCCTCTTGTCGTCAACCCCGTCACTGTCTGTGTCTGGTGAGTTGGGGTCACTCTGCGACTCATTTACCTCAAAACCGTCACTGAGCTGGTCACCATCGGAGTCCCACTGCGTTGGTACTGTGAAGTGGACATGCACCTCTTCGTAGTCAGTCAGGTCATCCCAGTCAGTGTCTGAGCCCGTCAGATCAGTATGGTACACCATGTACTCTAGATAGTCATCGAGTCCGTCATCATCAGTGTCCCTGTCTGTTGGAGATGACACGGATTCATACGCTTCGAGGCCATCTGGCAGACCATCTCCATCCGTGTCAAGCTTGGTCGCATTGCTGTGGTAAGCGTAGAGCTCCAGACCATTGACAAGTCCATCGCCGTCCATGTCAAGGTAGTAGTCAGACGTGCTGTTGCCTGCCGTGCTCCAGAGTGTCGCGTTGGTTCCTAGGATGGCTATCTCAGAGTAGTCATCGACGTTGTCGGAATCGCTGTCCTGTATTGTTGGGTCGCTTCCGTACTGCACCTCGTCAAAGTCCTCGAGGCCATCACGGTCTGTGTCTCTGGCTAGCGGATCCGAGTGGTACAGCAGGATCTCATCGCCATCCCACAAACCATCGTCATCACTGTCCTTGTCACCCGGGGATGTCTTGTGGGTGTCCACCTCCTGACCGTTGGTAAGACCATCGTCATCCGAGTCGTAGTCGTAGTCCGGTGTTCCGTACGTGGTGGGGTCGTTCGGGTCTGTGAGGGTCACATTGGTCTCTATGAAGTCATTTAGCCCATCCATGTCACTGTCCGTCCGCAGTGGGTCTGTGTTGTAGTGTTGAACCTCCTGTCCATCCAGGAGACCATCACCATCAGTGTCCGGTCTCAGCGGATGCGCTCCAGCAAGACTCTCCTCGTAGTCGTCAAGTCCGTCATCATCAGTATCTGCATCCTTGGGGTCGGTCTCTCCCGGGTCGACGATGCCATTCAGATTGATGTCCTCGCCCGGTTCGCCGGGGTCCCAGCGACTGTTGTGGTCTAGGTCATTGAAACCGTCGTAGAGTAGGTCCCCATCAGTATCCCAATTGAGTGGGTCAAGGTCGAGTTGAACCTCAAGTCCATCTCTCAGCAGGTCCCCATCCGTGTCTCTGAGAATCGGGTCTGTGCCATACTGGCGAATCTCTTCAAGGTTGGTGAGTCCATCATGGTCCTCGTCATCATTGCCATCTGGCGTACCGTCCTGGTCTGAGTCACTGTTCAGCGGGTTGGTGTGTGTCTTTCGCACTTCCTCTGCATCAGTGAGTTCGTCGCCATCAGTGTCGGCAGACGCCGGATTCGTGCCCGCATTGTACTCCTCCAAGTTGGTCAGGGCATCGTTGTCAGAATCCTCACCACCGTCCAGTGTCCCGTCATCATCTGAGTCGTTGTACAGAGGGTCTGTGTTGGTCTGTTCCACTTCAAACCGGTTGGGGAGACCATCCGAGTCACTGTCATACAGGTCGTCGCGTGGTTGCCCTGCTCCATGTGTATAGGCGTTGAGCGGATTGGTCTGTGTGACATATAGCTCTACGCCGTTGGAGAGGTTGTCACCGTCGAAGTCCTCATCATAGTCGCTTATCGAGTCGTCATCAGTGTCCTTCCGGAGTGGGTCTGTGTTCAGTACAAGGACCTCATCACCATCTTTCACACCATCCTCGTCGGTGTCAGGCCTTCGGGGATGTGTGTTGCGGACATATAGCTCATCGTAATTTGTGAGAGAGTCGAGGTCCGAGTCCTCAAGATCGTCATTCACCATGTCACCGTCTGTGTCTGAATTGAGCGGGTCTGTCTTTGTCAAGTATATCTCGTATCCGTTGGCAAGGCGGTCTCCATCGCTGTCCCAGTAGTAGTCGTTCACAGCGGCATTGAATGTGTGCGCGTTTGTCGCATTGAAGAATGGATATCGAATCACCTCATCCTTGTCCCCAATCCCATCGCCATCGGTGTCCCAGAGCGTGCCGTTCGTGCCGTGATACACTTCTGCTGCATCGTCTAGGCCATCGCTGTCAGTGTCTGCTAGCCCGGGGTCTGTGCCGTACGTGTGCACCTCATCATAGTCGCTCAACGAGTCGAGGTCTGTGTCGTTGCTGTTCGGATTGGTGTTCCATGTATTGACCTCCTCACCATCAAGCAGTCCGTCCGTGTCTGTGTCGTTGCTCAACGGATTCGTGTGCTCGACACGGACTTCCTCACCATCAAGCAGTCCGTCCGTGTCTGTGTCGTTGCTCAACGGGTTGGTTCCGTATGTGACATACTCTGCATAGTCATCGAGTGTATCGTTGTCGGTGTCGTCCTTGATTGGAGATGAGCCAACTTGCATGACCTCTTCCCAGTCTGTGAGTCCATCCCAGTCCGTGTCATCCCTCAGCGGATTTGTCTTGTAGGTCTTGACCTCCTCACCATCAAGCAGTCCATCGTCGTCGCTGTCGGGATCCCATACGTCAGTACCAACAGAGATCTCTTTCCAGTTCGCCAGCCCATCCCCATCTTCGTCATCGTAATAGTCTGAGACCCCGTCGTTGTCACTGTCAACGTCATTTGGGTCTGTCAGGGTGACTCGCACCTCTTGTATGTTGGTCAGTCCGTCGCCATCATTGTCGTCCTGAGCATCATCTATGCCATCATCATCCGAGTCACTCTCTGTCGGCAGTGTGAGCGTCACATTGTTCTCTTCGAAGTCAGTGAGAAGATCATCGTCAGTGTCGATGTCATTGGGGTCTGTGGACAGGTAGACCTCTTGCCAATCGGTCAGGCCATCACCGTCGGTGTCGACATCGTTGGGGTCTGTGTTGTAGGTGATCACCTCAGCGAAGTCGTCAAGTCTGTCACCGTCAGTGTCTGCAAGCAGCGGCGAGGTGTCGTACTGAAGCACTTCCTCTCCGTCACTGAGCCGGTCCCCGTCAGTGTCGGGGTCATTCCACAGTGTCCCCTCGATGAGCCTCTCGCGCGCATCGCTGAGCCCATCACCGTCGTCGTCTCGTCCGTAGCCCTGTATTGTACCCGTGGTGGTGCCGACAAAGAACTCGGCACCGGCAAAGGAATCGATGTTTCCATCCCTCAGGACTTCTGTGAATCCCGTGACATCCGTCTGTGAGACCAGTGCTCCACTGGCGTTGTACACACGTACCTGCCCGTTGACACCAGCAACGACTTGGCTGTCAGACAGCGCCCCGATGTTTGACAGTCTGAGGGTATTGACCGCTGCGCCCAGGGTTCTGTTCCACTGCAGACTGCCTGTCGCATTGCACACCCTCAACTCACCCTGGGACCTCCCAATTACCAGCTCGTTGCCGCCGCCACTGACCAGTTGCCCCGCAGTCAGTGAAGTCACGCTGCCGCCCAGTGATAGCGAGTACGCAGGAGTACCGTTGTAGTAGTAGACATGTATCACTCCTGCAGTATCACCAAACAGGGCCTCAAGCTGAGTGCTTCCCACAAGGTCCGCGCTTGCAATAGCACCAATCGAGCTTGGGTTGTTGACTTCAAAGACAGGACTGCCGTCAGACTCCAGTAGTGAGACTCGCCCCATCTCGGATGCAATGAGCGTCTCGTCGGAACCGTCTGCGTCAAAGTCTGCGACAAGCACACGCCTCACGTCTGCATTTGTTGTGTGGTTCCACAGTTGCAATCCGGACGAGCCATATGCATAGACCCTGTTGTCGTCGCATCCAGCAACGAGTTCGTCCCGATTGTCGCCGTTGAGGTCAGCTCCTGCTACCGCGCGGCTGTCATCGGGGAGTGACACGTTTAGGAGAAGTGTCGAGTTCGAACCAAAGAGAAGCAGACCTCCAGAAGTGCCTACCAGTATCTCTCTGGGGGTGATCCCATCAGTGTCGACCGCCGCTAGCGAGTACGGTGCAGCGCCGGTTTCCCTACTCCACACCAGTTGGCCACTCTCTGAGAAGAGGAACAGTGTCTGGTTCTGGGTGATGACTCCTACCTCCAGATTTGCATCGCCGTCGAACTGGTCGATGGTGATGTCGATGACTGCTGAGCCAATGGTTATCGTCCAGACGGCGGCGGTGTCGTATTGACTGGTCCCTGCGAGAACCGTGTTGTTCGTCCTGTAGTCAAGTGTCGGCAAGGTGCCCGTGCTCTGGTCGCCAGCAGGTTGGCAGAGAATAGCTAGAATCAACGCCGCAATCAGCAGAAAGTGGTAGTTCCTCATTCTACTATACCCCTTCACGTTTCTTCCACGGCTTCACTTCGAAGTAGTCGAAGAAGTCCGCATCTACAACAGATATCTCGTTGAAAGGCATGCCCATCTGATTGAAGTGTCTGATGAGAGGCAGTACCTGTTCGGCAGGTTCATCCATGAACAACTTCAGTGCGTTTCTTCCCGCACTTGCTGTGTACTTCACTCCCGGGATGGAATGAATCTTCCTAATGGTCTGATCTGTCATCCTTGGCAAGACCACTCTGATCCCCTCGCCCTTCCCTGGAAGTGATGATATCAACTCCGCAGGTGTGCCAAACTGGCTCACGCGCCCACTCTCAAGCAGACACACTCGGGAACAATAGTCAACAATCTCTAAGTCGTGACTGATGATGACCATGGTGGTTCCCAGTTCGAAGTTCAGTTCCTTGAGATAGTTGAGGGTTTCATGCCTTAGGTGAGCATCCAGACCTGTGGTGGGCTCGTCTAGCAATAGGACGGGTGGGTTGTGTATCATACCGAGGGATATGGAGACCCGCTTTCTCTCTCCTCCTGACAGTCGCTCCACCTTCTTTGTCATCAGGTCCTCGTCAAAACCAAGTATCTGGAGAATGCTCCTTGCTCGGGCTTCAATCTCCTTTGGC containing:
- a CDS encoding ABC transporter ATP-binding protein, whose amino-acid sequence is MQSGSSTRWTRKWEGYDLSADPKREIDIVDLKVAFGKFEALKGVSFFANKKEFLGIIGASGAGKTTVLRVLTGQISPTSGKAFVGGYDVTKKRALISLLVGYVPQIEHMSLYFDFSALQNAQFFGRCFGMRPKEIEARARSILQILGFDEDLMTKKVERLSGGERKRVSISLGMIHNPPVLLLDEPTTGLDAHLRHETLNYLKELNFELGTTMVIISHDLEIVDYCSRVCLLESGRVSQFGTPAELISSLPGKGEGIRVVLPRMTDQTIRKIHSIPGVKYTASAGRNALKLFMDEPAEQVLPLIRHFNQMGMPFNEISVVDADFFDYFEVKPWKKREGV